A single genomic interval of Lathyrus oleraceus cultivar Zhongwan6 chromosome 7, CAAS_Psat_ZW6_1.0, whole genome shotgun sequence harbors:
- the LOC127107854 gene encoding uracil phosphoribosyltransferase — translation MTLCRIHCHLNLQFPSNTPRIPSTFHSLFTPNKVRFSSVLRRTCGVIRSHMTMEEKPLSQNNRMLVFVPAHPLIKHWVSVLRNEQTPCPIFRNAMAELGRLLMYEASRDWLPTVSGEIQSPLGVASVEFIDPREPVAVIPILRAGLALAEHASSILPATKTYHLGMSRDEETLQPTIYLNKLPAKFAEGSKVFVVDPMLATGGTIVAALNLLKDRGVSNKQIKVISACSSPPALEKLSEQFPGLQVYTGIIDPVLNDKGFIIPGLGDAGDRSYGT, via the exons ATGACTCTGTGCCGCATTCATTGCCACCTTAATCTCCAATTCCCATCCAATACGCCGCGTATCCCCTCCACTTTTCACTCTCTCTTCACTCCAAATAAG GTTCGTTTTTCAAGTGTTCTGCGGCGCACCTGTGGAGTAATCAGGTCTCATATGACAATGGAAGAGAAGCCTCTCTCTCAAAACAATCGAATGCTC GTGTTTGTGCCTGCTCATCCTTTGATCAAGCACTGGGTTTCGGTTCTCAGGAATGAGCAAACTCCGTGTCCCATCTTCA GAAATGCAATGGCCGAGTTGGGAAGGCTACTAATGTATGAAGCCTCAAGGGATTGGCTG CCAACAGTATCCGGCGAGATTCAATCACCGCTGGGTGTTGCCTCTGTGGAGTTTATTGATCCAAGAGAGCCTGTGGCT GTAATTCCGATTTTGAGAGCCGGCCTTGCTCTTGCTGAACATGCATCATCGATCTTGCCTGCTACAAAAACATATCATTTAG GAATGAGCCGAGACGAGGAAACTCTTCAGCCAACAATATATTTGAACAA GCTACCTGCAAAATTTGCAGAAGGGTCTAAAGTATTCGTGGTCGATCCTATGTTGGCAACGG GTGGTACTATAGTGGCAGCCCTGAATCTCTTAAAGGATCGCGGGGTTAGCAACAAGCAGATTAAAGTG ATATCTGCATGTTCTTCCCCTCCAGCTCTCGAAAAGCTGAGCGAGCAGTTCCCGGG GCTTCAAGTATATACCGGAATTATTGATCCCGTACTTAACGACAAAGG GTTCATAATTCCTGGCCTCGGAGATGCTGGCGATCGCAGCTATGGTACATGA